A window from Equus caballus isolate H_3958 breed thoroughbred chromosome 8, TB-T2T, whole genome shotgun sequence encodes these proteins:
- the SLC7A4 gene encoding cationic amino acid transporter 4 isoform X3, with amino-acid sequence MAWGLPSSTSLVCFCQKLNRVKQLEESTTETSLQRCLATLDLTLLGVGATVGSGLYVLTGTMAKEMTGPAVLVSFSIAAMASLLAALCYVEFGARVPRTGSAYLFTYVSLGELWAFLIGWNELLGYLIGGASVARASSSYLDAIFSHRIRNFTMAHLGIWQVPFLAQYPDFLAAGVILLASTFVSCGARVSSWLNHVLLAINLLVILFIIILGFVLARPHNWSADEGGFAPFGFSGIMAGAATCFYAFLGFGVIAASSEEAQNPKRAVPMAIIITLGLVAVAYILVSTVLTLIVPWHSLDPDSALADAFYQRGYSWAAFIVAAGAICAMNTVLLSDIFTLPRIVYSMASDGLFFQVFAHVHPRTKVPIVGILVLGVLMAFLALLLDLQTLVQFWSITVLLTFTFVGTSIIVLRFDNSPPASSLGPAIPVGTEQASAPEPGQLRPALRPYLGFLGGCRPGAAVAWALGVLVSSAITLDCVLVFGTSALHLPPWGHTLLLLLSSVVFLLSLLVLWAHQQQHREDAFQVPMVPLTPALSILLNVFLMLQMNYLTWLRLSIWLLIGLMVYFGYGIWHSKENQREMLGLTAVRGGLEEMAQALQPLSQALAQEPGHTEQHASA; translated from the exons ATGGCCTGGGGACTGCCCAGCAGCACCAGCCTTGTGTGCTTCTGTCAGAAGCTGAACCGGGTGAAGCAACTGGAGGAGTCCACCACAGAGACATCACTTCAGCGCTGCCTGGCCACGCTGGACCTGACCCTGTTGGGTGTGGGTGCTACAGTGGGCTCAGGCCTCTATGTACTCACAGGCACCATGGCCAAGGAGATGACTGGGCCTGCTGTGCTCGTGTCCTTCAGCATCGCTGCCATGGCCTCCCTGCTGGCAGCCCTATGCTACGTGGAGTTTGGGGCCCGTGTGCCCCGCACAGGCTCTGCCTACCTGTTCACCTACGTGTCATTGGGCGAGCTGTGGGCCTTCCTCATTGGCTGGAACGAGCTCCTTGGGTACCTCATTGGTGGTGCCTCTGTGGCCCGCGCCTCGAGCAGCTACCTGGACGCCATCTTCAGCCACCGCATCCGTAACTTCACCATGGCACATTTGGGCATCTGGCAGGTGCCTTTCCTGGCCCAGTACCCCGACTTCTTGGCTGCCGGAGTCATACTTTTGGCCTCCACATTTGTCTCCTGTGGAGCCCGTGTCTCTTCCTGGCTCAACCACGTGCTGCTTGCTATCAACCTGCTCGTCATCCTCTTCATCATCATCCTGGGGTTTGTCCTGGCCCGCCCGCACAACTGGAGTGCTGACGAGGGCGGCTTTGCACCCTTCGGCTTCTCTGGCATCATGGCCGGTGCCGCCACCTGCTTCTACGCCTTCCTGGGCTTTGGCGTCATTGCTGCCTCCAGCGAAGAGGCCCAGAACCCGAAGCGAGCCGTGCCTATGGCCATCATCATCACTCTCGGCCTGGTGGCTGTTGCCTACATCCTCGTCTCCACTGTGCTCACCCTCATTGTGCCCTGGCACAGCCTGGACCCTGACTCAGCACTCGCTGATGCCTTCTACCAGCGGGGCTACAGTTGGGCGGCCTTCATCGTGGCAGCTGGTGCTATCTGTG CCATGAACACCGTCCTGCTCAGTGACATCTTTACCCTGCCACGCATCGTATACTCCATGGCCTCCGACGGGCTCTTCTTCCAGGTGTTTGCCCATGTGCACCCCCGGACGAAGGTCCCCATAGTGGGCATCCTGGTGCTCGGGGTCCTCATGGCTTTCCTGGCGCTGCTACTGGACCTCCAGACACTGGTCCAGTTCTGGTCCATCACTGTACTGCTGACCTTTACCTTCGTGGGCACCAGCATTATCGTGCTACGCTTCGACAACTCCCCTCCAGCCAGTTCCCTGGGCCCAGCCATCCCTGTGGGCACTGAACAGGCCTCAGCCCCTGAGCCTGGGCAGCTGCGACCAGCCCTGAGGCCCTACCTTGGCTTCCTGGGTGGGTGCAGACCTGGAGCCGCTGTGGCTTGGGCACTTGGTGTCCTGGTGTCCTCGGCCATCACTCTGGACTGCGTGCTGGTCTTTGGGACCTCGGCTCTGCACCTCCCTCCCTGGGGCCAcaccctgctgctcctgctcagtTCCGTCGTGTTTCTGCTCAGTCTCCTCGTCCTGTGGGCCCACCAGCAACAGCACCGGGAGGACGCCTTTCAG GTTCCCATGGTGCCCCTGACTCCAGCCCTGAGCATCCTCCTCAACGTCTTCCTCATGCTGCAGATGAACTACCTGACCTGGCTGCGCTTGTCCATCTGGCTACTGATCG GACTCATGGTGTATTTTGGCTACGGCATCTGGCACAGTAAGGAGAACCAGCGGGAGATGCTGGGCTTGACTGCCGTACGTGGTGGCCTGGAGGAGATGGCGCAGGCCTTACAGCCCCTCAGCCAGGCGCTGGCCCAGGAGCCCGGCCACACGGAGCAGCACGCCAGTGCATGA